From Salvia splendens isolate huo1 chromosome 16, SspV2, whole genome shotgun sequence, a single genomic window includes:
- the LOC121770411 gene encoding uncharacterized protein LOC121770411: MDLVTSDAVRTEGLPVTRFPASPVSAGFPSGTVIPRPDAVATMFEHVLASLARFESRMDDFDRQLVPPRSDQAHTHGLPSHWFTDALPRSVPPAIPTQAVVTAIPNTQGLRAGTQPWVPPGTCASFSSINSVPISGAVSGPVEALGTGSDPGAGWASSWEPPGTRLGFNRPAPRQPTSWDNPAWHNHGGHCAWEEPRDVKMKPPRFGGSDAVNWIARIQYYVDHLMMPEAYRLHYVVMLFDGPAAEWVFNYRASNPVALWADFLEDVRRRFDPQCFEDYLGLIAKLVQTGTLAEYNAMFESMRNRIPNVPESTFLPIYVAGLQQPVRSQVKHQHPRSVAAAMALAIEFDGSTGKPTPPSGPQRRQWPPRDQKVPPSAGPQQPVQAQTATRPVYARGPEYSKLPVIHLTPAQRADRTRRGVCIYCEEKWGPSHACKRPFLAYMGGDAEDEAEDPIFTEDPPEQQEVITADLSHIYALDGRQRPEVMELRGTIGAEPVVVLVDTGSSHDFLHPRIAQKLALPLTAVKPFRVYVGNGASLVCSHVSLRTRVVIQSHVFLINLHVLPIHGPDVILGLAWLKSMRRVTSDFVDGTLEFVRDGVPICLKVTPPISRQVTMKTAASLLSLRGEAEMFELVAVPRTEDREAVTAEAAFPANLDPMVLSVLRSHEDVFRAPTGVPPTRPFDHRIHLLPNSKPISVRPYRYPYFQKNEIERQVKEMLASGIIRPSQSPFSSPVLLIRKKDGTFRFCIDYRALNTATVPDHFPIPTADELFDELGAARFFTKLDLRSGYHQIRMHTDDVFKTAFRTHDDHFEFLVMPFGLTNAPSTFQSAMNAIFRPLLRTFFIVFFNDILVYSPTLESHVRHMHEVLTILKSNRFFVKLSKCVFCSTTVDYLGHLIAEGQLRADPEKITAMVAWPTPSTIKQLRGFLGLTGYYQRFIAHYATLAAPLTELLKKDAFV, from the coding sequence ATGGACCTAGTCACGTCTGATGCAGTTCGTACGGAGGGGTTGCCGGTGACCCGGTTCCCTGCTTCACCGGTTAGCGCGGGGTTTCCGTCAGGGACAGTCATCCCTAGGCCGGATGCAGTGGCCACGATGTTTGAACACGTGTTGGCCTCCTTGGCGCGTTTTGAGTCGCGGATGGACGATTTTGATCGTCAGTTGGTGCCGCCACGATCGGACCAGGCGCATACCCACGGTCTGCCCTCACATTGGTTTACCGATGCCTTGCCTCGCTCGGTTCCGCCGGCTATCCCTACTCAAGCGGTTGTGACGGCTATCCCAAATACGCAAGGCTTGCGTGCGGGGACTCAGCCATGGGTTCCGCCAGGGACATGTGCGAGTTTCTCTTCGATCAATTCCGTGCCGATTTCGGGGGCAGTATCGGGCCCGGTGGAGGCTTTGGGGACAGGTTCGGACCCCGGAGCAGGTTGGGCATCGTCGTGGGAGCCGCCAGGTACCCGCCTTGGGTTCAATCGCCCGGCGCCGCGCCAGCCTACTTCGTGGGATAATCCGGCTTGGCATAATCACGGGGGTCACTGTGCATGGGAGGAACCGCGAGATGTGAAGATGAAGCCGCCACGTTTCGGTGGTTCTGACGCGGTGAATTGGATTGCGCGGATTCAATATTATGTTGATCATCTAATGATGCCCGAAGCATATCGCCTGCACTATGTGGTTATGCTCTTCGACGGTCCAGCGGCAGAATGGGTATTCAACTATCGGGCCAGCAACCCGGTTGCTCTCTGGGCCGATTTCTTGGAGGATGTGCGGCGTCGTTTTGATCCGCAGTGTTTTGAGGATTACCTGGGCTTGATAGCGAAACTGGTCCAGACAGGGACGCTAGCTGAGTATAATGCGATGTTCGAATCAATGAGGAATCGGATACCCAATGTCCCCGAGTCCACGTTCTTGCCTATTTATGTAGCGGGTCTTCAACAACCAGTGCGGAGCCAGGTTAAACATCAGCATCCGCGTTCGGTGGCGGCCGCGATGGCTCTCGCAATCGAGTTTGATGGCAGCACCGGCAAACCCACACCCCCATCCGGCCCACAACGTCGCCAATGGCCCCCCAGGGACCAGAAAGTTCCCCCCTCGGCTGGGCCACAGCAGCCGGTTCAGGCCCAGACGGCAACGAGGCCGGTTTATGCCAGGGGGCCGGAATATTCGAAGCTACCAGTGATCCATCTTACACCGGCTCAGCGAGCAGATCGCACCCGTCGTGGGGTATGTATTTATTGCGAAGAGAAGTGGGGTCCTTCTCATGCGTGTAAGCGGCCCTTCTTGGCCTATATGGGTGGTGACGCTGAGGACGAGGCAGAGGATCCGATTTTCACGGAAGACCCACCGGAACAGCAGGAGGTGATAACAGCTGATCTTTCGCACATCTATGCGCTAGACGGCAGACAGCGACCGGAGGTGATGGAACTGCGGGGCACTATCGGAGCTGAGCCGGTGGTTGTCCTCGTTGATACAGGCAGCTCTCATGATTTCTTGCACCCCAGAATCGCGCAGAAGCTCGCGCTACCGCTAACGGCGGTTAAGCCCTTTCGTGTGTATGTTGGTAATGGGGCGTCGTTGGTATGTTCGCATGTGAGCTTACGAACCCGGGTGGTGATCCAATCGCACGTGTTCTTGATCAATTTGCACGTCCTTCCGATCCATGGTCCGGACGTGATTCTTGGCTTGGCTTGGCTAAAGTCTATGCGACGTGTGACTAGTGATTTTGTCGATGGAACCCTGGAGTTTGTGCGGGATGGCGTGCCCATTTGTTTGAAGGTGACCCCACCGATCTCCCGGCAGGTCACAATGAAGACCGCCGCCAGCCTGTTGTCGTTGCGAGGGGAAGCGGAGATGTTCGAGTTAGTAGCGGTGCCCCGCACGGAGGACCGAGAGGCGGTCACGGCCGAGGCGGCATTCCCGGCCAACTTGGACCCTATGGTCTTGTCCGTTTTGCGTTCACATGAGGATGTGTTTCGTGCCCCGACAGGCGTGCCACCAACCCGCCCGTTCGACCACCGCATTCATTTACTTCCGAACTCCAAACCGATTAGTGTGCGTCCATATCGCTACCCATATTTCCAGAAGAATGAAATCGAACGACAGGTGAAGGAGATGCTAGCCTCGGGCATTATACGGCCTAGCCAGAGCCCGTTCTCTTCTCCTGTGTTGCTTATTAGAAAAAAGGATGGGACGTTTAGATTCTGTATTGACTACAGAGCATTGAACACAGCAACGGTGCCTGATCACTTCCCTATACCTACCGCGGATGAGTTATTTGACGAGCTGGGGGCGGCCCgttttttcacaaaattagatcTACGCTCAGGGTACCATCAGATCAGGATGCACACGGATGACGTTTTCAAAACGGCCTTTCGAACTCACGACGACCATTTTGAGTTCCTCGTCATGCCGTTCGGTTTGACTAATGCTCCGTCGACATTCCAGTCGGCCATGAATGCCATCTTTAGACCACTGCTGCGCACCTTTTTTATCGTATTCTTCAACGACATCTTGGTCTATAGCCCGACGCTGGAATCTCACGTGCGCCACATGCACGAGGTCCTCACCATTCTGAAGTCTAATCGGTTCTTTGTTAAACTATCCAAATGTGTTTTCTGCAGCACCACAGTAGACTATTTGGGGCATCTAATTGCGGAGGGACAATTGAGAGCCGACCCGGAGAAAATTACCGCCATGGTCGCGTGGCCGACGCCGTCCACGATTAAGCAGCTGAGAGGGTTCTTGGGGCTTACGGGTTATTATCAGAGGTTTATCGCGCATTATGCGACCCTAGCTGCCCCTTTGACGGAACTATTGAAGAAGGACGCTTTCGTCTAG